In Jannaschia sp. W003, the genomic stretch CCCACCCGCTGGAGCAGCGCGCGCACCGGCTCCGCGAAGCTGCGGAACGCGTGGCGGAGGTTCGCGGGATCGTCGCGCTGGCTCCAGCCTTCGGCGGCCCACGCGGCGCGCTCCTCCACGGCGACGACGTTCAGCGTCAGACCGTCGCGCAGGGGGTAGAGCACAATGTGCCGGCCGCGTCCCACGTGCACCTGCGCCTCGTGCGGCCACGGCATGGCGAGAGGGACCAACGCGCGCCACGCGACCTGCCCCGTGAAGCGCGGCGCGTGTTCCGGCGCGACGTGCGCGCGCGCGGCGCCGTGGACGCCGTCGGCCCCGACGATGCGCCCCGCGGCGGGGATCGGCCCGCGGTCGGTGACCAGCGCGCCGGGACGGATCGCCAGCACCCGGCGCCCGGCCGCCAGCCGGACGCCCGCCGCCGAGGCCGACGCCGCCAGCGCGCCTACGAGGTCGGCGCGGTGCACGAGGCGGAAACCGGGGCCAAGGGGCGCGCGCAGGAGCGTGCGGCCCGAGGGACCGTCGACGAGGTGCAGCGCCTCGGAGGCGATGTGGGGGACGTCGACGCCGAGCGCGTCGAGCACGCGGGCGCCGTTCGGGGCGATCTGGATGCCGGCGCCGACCTCGGCGAGTCGGGCCGCCTGCTCGACCACCCGTACCGGGCGGCCCTGCCGCGCCAGGGCAAGCGCGCAGGCCAGCCCAGCGATGCCGGCGCCGAGCACGGTGACGCCTCCGGCGTCGCCCTGCCCCGCGCCGGCGGATCTGCGGTCCGTCACTCGTCGCGGTGGACGCGCTCGCGGCGCTCGTGACGCTCCTGGGCCTCGAGGCTCATGGTGGCGATCGGCCGGGCGTCGAGACGCTTGAGGCTGATCGGGTCGCCGGTCACCTCGCAGTAGCCGTACTCGCCCTCGTCGATGCGGCGCAGGGCCGAGTCGATCTTGGAGATCAGCTTGCGCTGGCGGTCACGGGTGCGCAGCTCCAGCGCGCGGTCGGTCTCCTCGGACGCGCGGTCGGCCACGTCGGGGATGTTGCGGGCCGCGTCCTGGAGTCCTTCGATGGTCAGGGCCGTGTCGCCGAGAAGGTCCGCCTTCCACGCGAGGAGCTTCCGGCGGAAGTACTCGAGCTGCTGCTCGCTCATGAACGGCTCGCCTTCCGCGGGTTGGTAGTCGTTCGGCAGGAATGTCTCTACTTTCATGGTCGCGCTCCCTCGCCCGCCGACGGTGCCAGTTGATTCCAGCTTCTGCGTTCCGCCAACGGTTTACTGCCGCGCGATTACACGAGACGTTGCGGCTTGTCACGCGCCGCGCCGCCCTCGGTTGCGCCCCGGCGCGCGGCTGATACGGTGCCGCGCGCCGCCCCTTCCCCACCCGGATCCCGGAGATATCATGCGCTTCGAAGGCACCGACGCCTATGTCGCCACCGACGACCTCGCAGTCGCCGTCAACGCCGCGATCGCCCTCGAGCGGCCCTTGCTGGTCAAGGGCGAGCCGGGCACCGGTAAGACCGAGCTGGCGCGCCAAGTGGCCAGCGGCCTCGGCATGGACCTCATCGAGTGGGGCGTGAAGTCCACCACCCGCGCGCAGCAGGGCCTCTACGAGTACGACGCGGTGTCGCGCCTGCGCGACAGTCAACTGGGGGACGAGCGGGTCGCCGACGTCGGCAACTACATCCGCCGCGGCAAGCTCTGGCAGGCCTTCGACGCGGGCGAGCGCGTCGTGCTGCTGATCGACGAAGTGGACAAGGCCGACATCGAGTTCCCGAACGACCTCCTGCAGGAACTCGATCGCATGGAGTTCCATGTCTACGAGACCGGCGAGACCGTGCGCGCGCGCCACCGCCCCGTGGTCATCATCACCTCCAACAACGAGAAGGAGCTGCCCGACGCCTTCCTGCGCCGCTGCTTCTTCCACTACATCCGCTTTCCCGACCGCCCGACGCTGGAGCGGATCGTCGAGGTGCACCATCCCGGCATCAAGCGGGACCTGCTGGCCGAGGCGCTGACGCGCTTCTACGCGATCCGCGAGCAGGCGGGCGTGAAGAAGAAGCCCTCCACCTCCGAGGTGCTGGACTGGCTCAAGCTGCTCCTGGCCGAGGACCTGACGGCCGAGGATCTGCGCGCCGACGCGCGGCACGGCCTGCCGCACCTCCACGGCGCGCTGCTGAAGAACGAGCAGGACGTGGCGCTGTTCGAGCGGCTGGCCTTCATGGCCCGCGGCGGCGGACGCTGAGCCGCGGGGGCGCCGTCCCTGCACCCCCAAGGTAGTCCCGGCAGGACGAGGAGGACGACGTGAGCGAACCCGATCTGCTCTGCATCGGCTCGGTCCTGTGGGACGTGATCGGGCGTTCCAACGCGCACATGCGGGTCGGCTCGGACGTGCCGGGCCGCATCAGCCGCTTGCCCGGCGGCGTGGCGCTCAACATCGCCATGGCGGCGCGGGCCTACGGGATGCGCCCCGCGCTCCTGTCCGTGGTGGGCCGCGATCCCGCGGGCGACGACCTGGTGGGGGCGCTGGACCGGATGGGCCTCGTGACCTCCACCCTCTACCGCTCCGAGGACCTGCCCACGGACGTCTACATGGCCGTGGAGGGCGCCAACGGCCTGATCGCCGCCGTCGCCGACGCGCACAGCCTGGAGCGGGCGGGCGACAAGATCCTCGCGCCCCTGGATGCGCTGGGCTTCCGCGGCCCGATCGCGCTCGACGGCAACCTGACCGAGGACCTGCTGGGCCGCATCGCCGCCGACCCGCGCTTCCGCGCCGCCGACCTGCGCGTCGCGCCCGCCAGCCCCGGCAAGGCCGAGCGGCTCCTGCCGTTCCTCGAGCACCCGTCGGCCACGCTCTACGTGAACCTCGAGGAGGCGGGGCTTCTGCTGCACCGCGGGGCCGGCGATGCCGCCGAGGCCGCCGAGGCCTTGCGCGCCCGCGGCCTCCATCGCGCGGTGGTCACCGACGGCCCGCGCCTCGCCGCCTGCGCGGGGCCGGACGGCACGGTGTCGGAGCGTCCGCCGGCGGTGATGGTCACGCGCGTGACGGGCGCGGGCGATACCTTCATGGCGGCCCACGTCGCCGCGGAAGCCGAAGGCGCCAGCGCCGCCGAGGCGCTGTCGCGCGCGGTGCAGGCGGCGGCGACCTACGTGTCGGGGGACACCTACTGACCGCCGCGCCGGTCCTGCGGGTGGCGCGCCCCACAGCGGACATCGCGCGGCTCGTGCCGTTCTACCGCGACGGGCTGGGCTTCCGGGTGCTCGCCGAGTTCCGCGATCACGACGGCTTCGACGGCGCCGTGCTCGGCCATCCGCGCGCCCCGTGGCACCTCGAGTTCACCCGCCACCCGGACCATCCGCCCCTGCCGCCGAGCCCGGAGAACCTGCTCGTCTTCTACCTGCCCGACCCGGAGGCGCACCGTGCCGCCTGCGCGCGCATGGAGGCGGCGGGCCACGTGCCCGTCCCCGCGTCGAACCCCTACTGGGACCGCTCGGGCCGCACCTACGCCGATCCCGACGGCTGGCGCGTCGTGCTCGCCGCCCGCGCGTGGACTGGCTGAGGCCCGGCGGGTTGTCGCCCGTGCCTCGCGAACGTATGTGCTGCGCGACATGACGGATGCCCCCCATGCAACTTGGTGACGACACGCCTCCGCGCCCGCCGCGGACGAGCCCCTTCGCGCGCATCCGTAACAACTTCCTGACGGGCCTGATCGTGATCGCCCCGATCGGCCTGACCTTCTGGCTGATCTGGTCAGTGATCGGGTGGATCGACGGCTTCGTGCTGCCCTTCGTGCCGCGGCGCTACAACCCCGAGATCTGGCTGCTCGAGAACCTCGACGTGGACGTCGACATCCGCGGCATCGGAGTGGCGTTCTTCCTCGTGTTCACGGTGTTCGTCGGGACCTTGGCAAAGGGCTTCATCGGCCGCGCCATCCTGCGCTCGGCGGAGCAGCTCGTCTCCACGATGCCGGTGGTCCGCTCGATCTACGCGGGCATCAAGCAGATCGCCGAGACCATCCTCGCCCAGGACCAGCAGAGCTTCGAGAAGGCCTGCCTCGTCGAGTATCCGCGCCGCGGCATCTGGGCGATCGGCTTCATTTCCACCACCGCGAAGGGCGAGATCCGCGCCCGCGCCCAACAGCCGATGCTGTCGGTGTTCCTGCCCACCACGCCGAACCCCACCTCGGGCTTCCTCCTGTTCGTGCCCGAGGACGACGTGGTGATGCTGGACATGAGCGTCGAGGACGCGGCCAAGCTCGTGATCTCAGCCGGTCTCGTCTACCCGTCGAGCCAGACCAGCCTGCCCGACCTGCAGCCTCCCGCCGGGGGGGAACCGGGCCGCTAGAGGACGCCCGCGATCTTGCGCTTCGCGCTCTCGGGGTCCTCGCCGTAGCCGATCAGGTCGGCAAGTCGCCCTTCGTCGTCGAGGACGAAGACGCCGGTGTAATGATCCACCGTGTAGTCGCCCTCGCCCAAAGGGCGCCGGTTCCAGTAGACACGCCAGCTTCGGGCCATGTCGAACACCGCCTCCGGGGGGCCGGAGATGCCGGTCACGCGGTCCGACTGCGGCTCCAGGTAGTCGGCCAGCGCCTCGGGCGTGTCGCGCTCGGGGTCGACCGAGACGAAGAACGCCCGCACGTCGTCGGCGCCGAGGTCCGAGAGCCACGTCTCTATGTCGTAGACCGTGGTCGGGCAGATCTCGGGGCAGTGGGTGAAGCCGAAGAACAGGAGCGAAGGCTGGCCCTGAAAGGCGGCCTCGGTGATCGGCGCGCCCCGGTGGTCCACCAGCGTGAAGGGGGCGCCCAGCTCCGCCCCGGCGACGGAGGACGGATCCGTGGGCCCCACCGCCTGCCGCAACGCGACGCCTGCGCCGAGCGCCAGCGCAGCGACGGCGGCGCCCACGGCAAGGGTGACGGCGCGGGACGCCATCTCAGTGCCCCTCGCCGTGCATGGGGGCCATGACGTCTGCGAAGGCGGCCCGCACCTCCGCGAAGACGCGCACCGGCATCTCCACCACCCGCTCGCCAGCGTCGCGGAAGTGCAAGGTCACGGCGTGGACATCGCCCTCGCGCAGGCCGTCCTCCAGCCCCACGAGCATCAAATGCAGGCCGCCGGGCGCGAGCGCCACGGCCTCGCCGGCGGGCAACGGGATCTCGGGGATCGCATCCATCCGCATCACCCCGTCCGCCATCGTCATGGCATGAAGCTGGACCTCGGCGACCTCCGCCTCGGCCCCCAGCAGCACGTCGTCCCCCGGGCCGTCGTTGTGGATGACCATGTAGCCCCCGCCCACCGCGGCGGGCGCGGCGCGCAGCATGGCGTGGTCGATCCGCAGGTCCGCGGCGGCGGGCGTGGCGAGGAGTGCGAGGGCGGCGGCGAGACGGATCAAAGGAACCTCCGGATGTCGCCCCGCAGGTGGCATCCGCTGGAGCGGATGCCAAGGGCCGCCGCCTGCGACCTAGTTTCCGTAGGCCACCGACGGCAGCCAGGTGACCAGCCCGGGGAACACGAACACGATGGCCAATCCGATCAGCTGCAGGATCACGAACGGGATCACGCCGCGGTAGATGTGCGCCAGCGTCACCCCCGGCGGGCACACGCCCTTGAGGTAGAACAGCGCGAAGCCCACGGGCGGAGTCAGGAACGAGGTCTGCAGGGTCACGGCCACCAGTATCGCGAACCACACGACGCTCGGGTCGGCCACCTGCCCGAAGCCCGGCACGGCCAGCTCCAGCCCTTTGATGATGGGCAGCATCAGGGGCATGATGATGATCGTGATCTCGATCCAGTCGAGCAGGAAGCCGAGAAGGAACACGATCAAGAGGATGAACACGACGATGGCGTAGGGGTTGTCGAAAGCCGCGAGTACGTGGTGCTCCACGATCTCGTCGCCGCCGTAGGCGCGCAGCACGTAGGCGAAGAAGTTGGCGGCGAGGAAGATGCCTACGATGTAGCCCGAGGTGTTCAGCGTGGACCGCCCCACCTCCTTGAGCACCTTCCACGTGAGCCGCCGGTTCAGGATCGCCAGCAGCGTGGCGCCGAACGCGCCGAGGCCGGACGCCTCGGTCGGCGTGGCGATGCCCGCGAAGATCGAGCCGAGGACCAGCAGGATCAGGAACAGCGGCGGCACGACGGCCAGCGCCACGTCCTTGACCACGTCCCATCCCACCGCATCGGTCTGCGCGGGCGCGGGCATCGAGGCGGGCGAGACGAGGCCGTAAAGCACGATGAACACGATGTAGAGCGCGCCGAGGATCAGGCCGGGGAACAGCGCCCCCATGAACAGGTCGCCCAGCGAGATCGCGAGCTGGTCGGACATGATGACCAGCATGATCGACGGCGGGATCAGGATGCCAAGCGTACCCGCGCTCGCGATCGTGCCGGTGGCGATGGGCTTCGAGTAGTTCTGGTCCATCATCTGCGGCAGGGCCATGACGCCCAGCAGCGTGACCGAGGCGCCGATCACGCCGGTGGAGGCGGCGAGGATGATGCCGATAAGCAGGACCGTCAGCGACAGGCCGCCCTTCAGGCCGCCGAACAGGCGCTGCATCGACTGCATCATCCGCTGCGCCACGCCGGACTGGTCCAGCATCAGGCCCATGTAGATGAACATCGGCAGCGCCACGAGCACCGGGTTCTTGACGATGCCGCCGAAAATGCGGCCCGAGACCACGAGGAACTTGCGGTACTCCAGCCCGATGCGGTCGAACTCGATCACGTCGTCGAAGGCGCGGCGGTAGGGGTCGAGGAAGATCTCTCCGAGCAGCGCGAAGATCAGGCTCACGCCCACCAGCGCGAAGGCGACCGGGATGCCGCGGAACAGCATCCAGATAAAGGCCAGGAACATGGCCGCGACGGCCAGCTCATTGAGGGTGAGGACCTGGCCGATGGCCGAAAGAATGCCCATCAGACGGTCTCCGCCGCGTCATGGTCGCGCGACCTGTCGCGCAGAAGGTAGGCCACGCCGATGATGGCGAGGGTGACGAACAGGGCGAGGATCACGGTGTACTTGGCCTCCTGCCCCGGCAGCAGCTCGATCTCGTCGTAGAACGGATGGCGGCCGGCGGTGCGGGCGTTCTCGGCGTCGGCGAAGGCGAGGACGATGCCGAGCGCGGCGTACCAGATGGCGAGCTGCACCGCGTACCACACGGCGGGGAACGCGAAGAGCAGGCGCTTCCACCAGTGCGGCCAGGTGAGCCGCGACAGCATCCGCACGTAGGCCGACCACGTGGCGAAGGCGATCAGCAGGAAGCTGAGGTTCATGAAGACCTTGAGGAGGTAGAGGCGGTGCAGGCCGTTGGGGCTGTCCGACCCCTCGCGCGCGATCACCGAGGAGATGGCGTAGTCCAGCGTCACGTCCCAGCACATGATGATGAAGGGCAGGAACAGCCAGGCGAGGCCGAAGATGTCGGTGCGCCGCTGCTTGGCGGGCGCGAAGCCGTCGTAGAAGATGTCCACGCGCACGTGGGAGTTCGTCGTCACCGCGTAGGCCACGCCCACCAGCACCGCGGCGCCGTAGAGCCACCACTGCGCGTCGTCGAGCCACGCCTGGTTGTTGCCCATGCCCCGCAGGACGACCTGCGAGCAGATCGCGATCATCAGGATCGGGAACAGCCAGGCGAAGACGTTCGAGACGTGGATCACGAAGCGGTCGGCGCGCGTGTGCTCGGCCCGGCCGACCTCGCCGGGGTCGGAGATCGCGACGAGCGGCGTCTGGGGATGCGCGGGATCGGCGAGGACGGTCTCCTCGGGGGCGCCGTGTGA encodes the following:
- a CDS encoding FAD-dependent monooxygenase, with translation MTDRRSAGAGQGDAGGVTVLGAGIAGLACALALARQGRPVRVVEQAARLAEVGAGIQIAPNGARVLDALGVDVPHIASEALHLVDGPSGRTLLRAPLGPGFRLVHRADLVGALAASASAAGVRLAAGRRVLAIRPGALVTDRGPIPAAGRIVGADGVHGAARAHVAPEHAPRFTGQVAWRALVPLAMPWPHEAQVHVGRGRHIVLYPLRDGLTLNVVAVEERAAWAAEGWSQRDDPANLRHAFRSFAEPVRALLQRVGTVYLWGLMDHGATARWHRDDVTLIGDAAHPTLPFLAQGANLALEDAWTLSRSLDDPEGWERRRRPRVERALEAAAANARRYHLAGPRRLAAHAALRLANRTAPGLPLRGYRWLYDHDATR
- the dksA gene encoding RNA polymerase-binding protein DksA; translated protein: MKVETFLPNDYQPAEGEPFMSEQQLEYFRRKLLAWKADLLGDTALTIEGLQDAARNIPDVADRASEETDRALELRTRDRQRKLISKIDSALRRIDEGEYGYCEVTGDPISLKRLDARPIATMSLEAQERHERRERVHRDE
- a CDS encoding MoxR family ATPase, translating into MRFEGTDAYVATDDLAVAVNAAIALERPLLVKGEPGTGKTELARQVASGLGMDLIEWGVKSTTRAQQGLYEYDAVSRLRDSQLGDERVADVGNYIRRGKLWQAFDAGERVVLLIDEVDKADIEFPNDLLQELDRMEFHVYETGETVRARHRPVVIITSNNEKELPDAFLRRCFFHYIRFPDRPTLERIVEVHHPGIKRDLLAEALTRFYAIREQAGVKKKPSTSEVLDWLKLLLAEDLTAEDLRADARHGLPHLHGALLKNEQDVALFERLAFMARGGGR
- a CDS encoding PfkB family carbohydrate kinase produces the protein MSEPDLLCIGSVLWDVIGRSNAHMRVGSDVPGRISRLPGGVALNIAMAARAYGMRPALLSVVGRDPAGDDLVGALDRMGLVTSTLYRSEDLPTDVYMAVEGANGLIAAVADAHSLERAGDKILAPLDALGFRGPIALDGNLTEDLLGRIAADPRFRAADLRVAPASPGKAERLLPFLEHPSATLYVNLEEAGLLLHRGAGDAAEAAEALRARGLHRAVVTDGPRLAACAGPDGTVSERPPAVMVTRVTGAGDTFMAAHVAAEAEGASAAEALSRAVQAAATYVSGDTY
- a CDS encoding VOC family protein, with the translated sequence MARPTADIARLVPFYRDGLGFRVLAEFRDHDGFDGAVLGHPRAPWHLEFTRHPDHPPLPPSPENLLVFYLPDPEAHRAACARMEAAGHVPVPASNPYWDRSGRTYADPDGWRVVLAARAWTG
- a CDS encoding DUF502 domain-containing protein yields the protein MQLGDDTPPRPPRTSPFARIRNNFLTGLIVIAPIGLTFWLIWSVIGWIDGFVLPFVPRRYNPEIWLLENLDVDVDIRGIGVAFFLVFTVFVGTLAKGFIGRAILRSAEQLVSTMPVVRSIYAGIKQIAETILAQDQQSFEKACLVEYPRRGIWAIGFISTTAKGEIRARAQQPMLSVFLPTTPNPTSGFLLFVPEDDVVMLDMSVEDAAKLVISAGLVYPSSQTSLPDLQPPAGGEPGR
- a CDS encoding SCO family protein — protein: MASRAVTLAVGAAVAALALGAGVALRQAVGPTDPSSVAGAELGAPFTLVDHRGAPITEAAFQGQPSLLFFGFTHCPEICPTTVYDIETWLSDLGADDVRAFFVSVDPERDTPEALADYLEPQSDRVTGISGPPEAVFDMARSWRVYWNRRPLGEGDYTVDHYTGVFVLDDEGRLADLIGYGEDPESAKRKIAGVL
- a CDS encoding copper chaperone PCu(A)C produces the protein MIRLAAALALLATPAAADLRIDHAMLRAAPAAVGGGYMVIHNDGPGDDVLLGAEAEVAEVQLHAMTMADGVMRMDAIPEIPLPAGEAVALAPGGLHLMLVGLEDGLREGDVHAVTLHFRDAGERVVEMPVRVFAEVRAAFADVMAPMHGEGH
- a CDS encoding TRAP transporter large permease subunit — encoded protein: MGILSAIGQVLTLNELAVAAMFLAFIWMLFRGIPVAFALVGVSLIFALLGEIFLDPYRRAFDDVIEFDRIGLEYRKFLVVSGRIFGGIVKNPVLVALPMFIYMGLMLDQSGVAQRMMQSMQRLFGGLKGGLSLTVLLIGIILAASTGVIGASVTLLGVMALPQMMDQNYSKPIATGTIASAGTLGILIPPSIMLVIMSDQLAISLGDLFMGALFPGLILGALYIVFIVLYGLVSPASMPAPAQTDAVGWDVVKDVALAVVPPLFLILLVLGSIFAGIATPTEASGLGAFGATLLAILNRRLTWKVLKEVGRSTLNTSGYIVGIFLAANFFAYVLRAYGGDEIVEHHVLAAFDNPYAIVVFILLIVFLLGFLLDWIEITIIIMPLMLPIIKGLELAVPGFGQVADPSVVWFAILVAVTLQTSFLTPPVGFALFYLKGVCPPGVTLAHIYRGVIPFVILQLIGLAIVFVFPGLVTWLPSVAYGN
- a CDS encoding TRAP transporter small permease subunit; the encoded protein is MSHGAPEETVLADPAHPQTPLVAISDPGEVGRAEHTRADRFVIHVSNVFAWLFPILMIAICSQVVLRGMGNNQAWLDDAQWWLYGAAVLVGVAYAVTTNSHVRVDIFYDGFAPAKQRRTDIFGLAWLFLPFIIMCWDVTLDYAISSVIAREGSDSPNGLHRLYLLKVFMNLSFLLIAFATWSAYVRMLSRLTWPHWWKRLLFAFPAVWYAVQLAIWYAALGIVLAFADAENARTAGRHPFYDEIELLPGQEAKYTVILALFVTLAIIGVAYLLRDRSRDHDAAETV